The window CATGTGTAAATATGTTAATCAAAGAGATAGTTTTCATTCTCTCAAAATCTTGAAGCTTCTTCTCCACATTTCTCTTTCTAGGTTCACACATCTGTTCCGCCATTGGAGCTCCTTCTGAGCTCAACACATGCTGCTACTTCGATTTTGACAGCAACAAAGTCACAAGCAGGGTAATAACTAAtagggaaaagggccaaatatacctaTCTACTTTAGTGTATTGTTCATATCTACCCTTCGTTATACTATCGGGCCATATTTACCCTTACCGTTagccaaactttttaaaaatacccTCCACCCTATGGAAAGCCATcagattaataaaataataattttaacaaaatcatTAACCCAAACCCGTTAAACCCATCATTTAAAAATACGGAATCTAGATTTCTGAGACGTCTTAACACATTTTATTCATTTAGAGAGGACCGGGAATGGTGGTAGAAGTATGATTAGTACGAACTTCTATTTTAGTTATTAGTTGTTTATGGTGGCATTAGGATATTATGTTATCACTTTCGGTTATTTTATTGTGTGTGGTTATAATATGGCATCCCTTTGTCTAATGTAATACACACTTGACAATTGGTTTGTAAGTTGGTAACAACTGATATATACTTTAATAATACTTCATTTGGTTAATACATGAAGGTAGTGTACTTAGGTTGTTAAGTTACTTTTCAACTTGTTGGTGTACTTTCTTTCATTCTTGATGAATTTATTGGACTGTAGCTTGATATTAAATTGAATCTCCtctaattattttctaatttttgttcatTATAAGTTCAGTTGTTACTAAGAATATGAGTATCCCATCCTATATCTTGGAATCTAACTTTGGTTCTTAAGGCGTGATTTGGCGATAATTACTTGTTGCCCAAATGCTTAAAGCAGAATAAGAAAATCATGGTGCATGAATACTCATCAACAAAGGCTCACTGTTGGAGGAAGAAATACTTCCCTTAAAGACTTTAGAACTGGCAACCTAATAAGATGCTATAAACAGTTAAGTCATGGTGGAAAGAAAATCATGATGAATACTCGGTACAGCTCGACATGGTGGAAAAAAACAAAGCGAGCAgctagaagaaaaaaagaaaattgacaAAGGTAGAATATAATAAACATATAATAAGGATATTAAAAGAATTGAGACTCAATGTATAAATGAATATACGGTTACCAGTATTTTTATGTCTTTTCACTTCTTGAGTTCAACAAGTGACTACGAAGGAGATAACTAATATGCGAGGAAGAAGTGCAGTAAATTAAAGCAATTTAACGGGTTATTAATGGAggtatttttttaatttggtgACTTTCCATTAGGTGGAGggcatttttaaaaagtttgactaACGCTAAGGATAAATATGTCCCGATAGTATAATGGATGGTAGATGTGAACAATATTACCAAAATAGTGGGGTATATTTGACCTTTTTCCCTAACTAATAACCCTCTCTCAATCAAGTTACAAAAAAAGTGGCCAAACCTCGCGGCTGACCCTGGATAACACAGGTGTAAGGCAGACGTATAAAAGAAATGAACGACAAGTAATAGCATCTAAAATGACCTGAAAAATATACTGGTATAACATATTATCCAGCGCTCAAATTGAGCTGTTCTAAAAGTTTCTGCAGAAGTTGATTTCCAAAGAGGGATGAAAGGTCTACAACTGTGAAAATATAACAAGAAACTCTTTCGAGAAAATCTAAACAGATCAACGGTAGCGGCGTAGAGACAGTGTCTGGTTCCTCTTCCAAGTTGCCCTTCTTGAGGGACGTTGCTTGTGGTGCAAGTGTCCTTTTCCTTGGAGACCCCTGTTTTTCTTGCCAGCTGAAGTCAGTCCACGAAGCTCTCTGTGCTTGTGCACCGGGTTGCAGATCCAGTTGATTCTTGGGTCATTCCTCACAGCAGCATGGGCTGCATCAATCAGGATCACTTCATAGTACTTATAAGTAGAATCCTGCAATCAATAACGTAATAAGTTGCTTCGAGGAATTCGAAGAAATTCGAATTTTGCTAAAAGAGAGTCAACAGACAAATACCTCGTTGATCCAGTAAGAATTAAGGACTTTAAGACCACCCAATTTCCTACCAGCACGCTCCTCAGCAACAGAGCGCTTACTGCGCTGAAACTTCAACTGGGTGACTCCCTGGTTGGTAGGCTTACCATACACAATACCTTTGGGTACAGGCCTCTTCCTTCCACCACGCTTCACACGCACACGGTAAACCACGTAGCCCTGCAAATATTGTTGAACACAGTCACACGGATAGAAATCCAAAAGTAGACAACAAAGGCACCCTTTCTACTATGGAAATGGAGAACTGACAAAATACTGTTACTTAGTTCTAAGTTTGAGAAGTCATACAACAATTGCATGCACTACAAGAAAAAAATATTTGCAACTTGTTTCAATCccatgcatccagaaatttcaGATAACAATGAATGGACAGAGGATCATTAAACTCTCATAGCAGCAACCTGTTATCAGAAATTATAGATGCTGCACCACACAATTATTTACAGAGGCAATAAGAAGAGACGACGATTATGGCTAAACTGAGAAAGTAGCCTATTTACTTGATCAAACATTGAATCAAATATTTTTTATTCTAATAGCATGGGATCAATTCAATACATAACATCAAAAGGCAACAGAATTAAACCAATAATAAAATCTCACTTGAACACTCAAACTCAAGTTTTACCAGACCATGTTCATTTTCACCTTAGTGCATCCAAGAACAAACTATTCAACAATTGTGGATTCAGAAAACTTAGTACACCCTATTTATATCTATAAACATTTGCAATATGCACATGACTGAAACCTCTCAGCAAGTAACATTGTCAAAAATATCAATTACCAATAAAGGAGTAACATTGTCAAGTGTCATACAACTTCTATGCCTCAATTACAAGCAACTTGAGATtgactatatgaatcctcactaaaTATGTCGCTCCATTTAAGCTCAACTCAACATCGTCGAATATcataatgaaaagaaaaaataccTGCTTGGCTTTGTAGCCGAGGCGGCGTGCCTTGTCAGGACGAGTAGGTCTAGTGACACGCACTATGGATGGGAGCTGGCGGTACTCCCAGCACCTCACCCTCTGCAAAAACCTCATCACATCTGACTGTTTCTTCCTCCATAGCTCTGATACGTAAGTATAGGCACCTACATATCCACAACATAACAAACCACAATCATTTTCCAAAAACACCAATATAAGCATATCCTGTATTTGCATGATCAAACCAGCATTACCAGAATTCCAACAATTACATTTCAAACACTAAGAATTCCATCTACTGCACCATTTTTTAACGAAATCATATATCATTTTCTCCCAGGAAATTCATACCATAGGAGATTTTCAAAACAATAAGGTCCGTTATTCAATTGAACTTTTTTCAAACtgtaaaaaaaaacatatgataTTTAACATACTACTATTATAACATTCAAGCAAAATGACGAATATATTTGACAGGAAAGGAATAAAGCGATCCTCATTTTGACATGAATCAATATCAAACAAGAAGGGTAATGCAGAGATAACTGAACTAAAATTAGATTAACATACATCAAAAACTAGAATGTCTCCTCCTTACTCTGCTATTACCGGTGAAGTTCCGCTTAGGGTTTTGTGGGAGGCGGGGTTTTTAATTACCTCTTGGGCTAAGACTAATATGTCCAAGGTATGGAGTATAATTTTTAGCCCGtgccagaaattatttatatttcttAGTCAAAAAAGtacataaaatttgtataatttttatatataacatataaaatgtatatatatacaaattttatatattttttggctattatttttatAACAGCTATACAGTGTAATCTTTCCaattccaaaataaaataaattttaagtaTGGTTTGCACGAGGTAGCCGGTTTAGGATCCCTGTTTAAGGAATAGCCGAATTTACAAAGTTTTTAGAGCTTAGCCGCCTcagaattattttcaaatatgttAGTCTTAAGTTAATATCAGGGGTTTAAAGTTTCCAAATTTAAAGTGAGGATGAAGTTTAAATTCATACATGAGGTCTGAAGTTTGGACATTGGAAGAGCTCAACTTCAAATTTGAACTCTGgcttttaaaactttaaattttaGGTATGAAGTTAGGTTTTGGTAAAGTATAAATTCATATCATAATGTCTGAATAAGAAGCAATAACAGATTCAGTTTGAAGTTTGTCAAAATTGATtaaattttaactatttttataaacTTGATATATATTAAATAGGGGTGTTACAAGCAGTTACACAATGTCATCCTATTGTAATTACACCATGTGGACACTCTTAGAAGTAGTTCGTTGCTTTTTTTACAATTAAAATTAGACTCGtaatttgaatattaattttaaattttgaactttaGATCACTAATTTAAAGCTTAAAATAAGTGGTCAACTTCTAAATATAAGGCTAAAACATAGACTATTTCTGCAAATCAGCTTACCCTGAGCCATGAATGCGGAAATGACTTGTGGCGGCTAATTTTTAACCTGCTATTTAATGTTTAGCCACCAATTTTAAAGCTGGGTGAAAAGAGTCATATTCTATAACTAGTGTTAGAATCCGCGCGATTCGCAAATAATTTAATAGAATATTAATCTTAAAAAATTCTGATctaatatatcatattattttaataaatattagttgttattttattatttaatgtagtgtacagaaatataacaaaatttatacaaaatcaaagaaaacagaTTACATAGTAATAAAATAAATTGTTTGTTCCCTATTAAATCTTTATTATTAGTGTAAAATTACCAATTACTTAGTGCTATACATATACTAATATGATTTTTTTATTAACTTGTCAATtgaattaatattttgatactaattctcttttaatataatatagctaTATATTTTCTTACGctgaaattttttttaattttttaaacttatgtCTTACTGTtcaaggtagaggtaaggtctgcgtacacactacccttctcaAACCCCACGATGTGGGTAATGctgggtatgttgttattgttgttgtatgttttactgttcaaataaatttaaagTGTGGATAGAATCACATCTTATCATTCTCCTCTTTATACATTAGTTTTTGttctaaaatattttaattttttcatttagTGTTTATCTATAATACAAATATTTGAATTACTTTTCTAAATAGATGGTGTTGAATTAGTTCCAAGGTTAAACAGAGAAGTTCTTTTATTATATGTCATAAATCTACTAATAattgtaataattattattttgtattattttcaataagaaattaaattgaattcttcttcccgtttatatttaatatgaaagtttagtttttttaattaaaatttctacataataagttaaattatatctttatatattttatttatttcctgaaattttttatgtttttgtctTTAGTTTTACGTactattataatatttttagttacatgATCTTATCCATATAGCATGACCATATGAATTATTAgtaaaaaactttctcatctcaaaaaaCAAATTAGTCTTATCATTTTTTATACCTCTATATTGAAGTTATTGACAAATTagtcaaattaaaaataaatgatTAATTATTAACTTACCTAACTAATTTTGTTCTTAAATCTGACACTTGTTGAATTTTGTTATGATACTTGACATGATCACATTGATTTGCTTCTCCTTTTCTAGATAGATAGATAGAAGATAATTAATAGGAAAAtattataagaaaaattaaattatggtggatatataaaggccttgtaatagataggaaaagaAATACGattgaagaaaaaataagaatttttcatctctttctctctatatatcttaacttgtttttccttgttctatactgttactttgagctatatttcataacacgttatcattTCGAATCTCTAAAAAAATTAGTCATAAAGGTATAAAGAATGCACCCGCGGAGAAACTTTCTAGTGCAAAGATACATTCTTCTCCCCTTCTAAACTTTCAACCTTTGCATTAAATTGTGTGGAATATGTGTCCTAACATCCGGAAGCTCAGAGAGTTTGAGTCCTTATGTTGTAAACATGGTTTGAAATTGAACTTGTTCTGGACAGCTTCATCATTCACTGTAGTGCATTAAGCAAGAGCCCCGAGATGATACCATATGAGAAATCCTTATGTTTTATGCTTAGAGACCGACGCAATTGGCTGCTTATTACtcgtttacccgaaaaacggatagagttgaatttatacgtagttctaagaatacgtgatataacttgatacaaatcggaaaattaagtagaaatatatcgaatattgactgtattGTTAGGCTTTTAAACTTGGTTTAGCTTAATTTTAAGCttggtgtagcttaaagagggtgaatgaaaatggagggaaaataaaatatttgagtttcccttcttgttaaagggacattgtcccatattggaggaagaaaaggcttttgataggtatatatatacaattgctcttcttctagctcttaaagagttaagaaaaaggcaagtcTCGCGCCGTCATCGTCGTTCGGTGTCGGtcaaagatcaattgattgattaatccgGCCCGTTTTCTTTCacggattattttaaatccatttttctGTTTTCCCGCCATATTTTAACAGAAATATTCCCACCTGTTCCAACAGCTATGACTGTTTCTGAGGGGAATAATTtctttaaggacacactgtgcattcagtgggctcgatttattccaatattatttttccagaatttatttcgtAAAATTGGttttactaactttctgtttctatttctatttcagaaagtttaatatttttttattgtttattaCAGTAATACATAGTGAAATAATaatcttaaggaaattatatTATTGTATTCTGTATtctgtttgtggagattaaaacatGTGTtattttctactccttctgaattttactattctgacttgaagatataaaaacttcatcagaaTATTGAAATTcagaaacgatttgaagaacataaaaaacttcatcgttttctgtgaaacaaatataaaaactttgagtttttatttattaaacgtaTTGTTTTTTGTAAATTACAGTATTGTTTGCCATTCTGTTTTctgccattaattgaactcttttgTTATTGACAGTGAGAAATGATAATTGATAACGGAAATCCTTCTGTGACTGTTGCGGtaacgacgatagcctcgtcaagccgaaTTGTTGTTCCACCGGCCGAAAAACCGGGAAAATTTTCTAGAGCCAACTTCAAAGaatggcagcaaagggtgttattttggcttactacacttggtatgcagaaattcactggtgaagaacctccagtgcctgctgcggacatgtcggacaacgagaaattcatgattgttgaggcgtggaaacatgcagattttctttgcaaaggttATATTTTAAGCgttttagaggatgacttgtacactGTGTACAGTGTGATGAATACTtcaaaagaattatgggacggacttgagaagaagtacaagactgaagatgtatgcttgaagaagttcgtggttaCCAAGTTTTTAGACTATAAAATAATAGACAGCAAAACTGTTGGAAACCAAGTTGAGGAGCTTTAACTTgtttttcatgaccttattgctgaaggtatggtcgtgaatgaagcatttcaagaggctgcaatgattgaaaaattacctccttcgtggagagatttcaaaaactatcttaagcacaagcgcaaagaaatgaagttggaagatcttgtgattcgtctcaagattgaggaagacaacaaaacagtcgagaagaagtctcgtggaaatttaacgatcatgggagctaatatcgttgaggatattgctccaaaaagtaaaaagagaaagaggtcttcgggacagactaaggagcagaacaaaaagaaatttaagGGCAGTTCctacaattgtggaaaagcttgtcacaaagcccctgattgttgtctcccgaaaaaggataagaagaagggacatgTCAACATAATGGAGAAGAATAATGACATTGATGATttgtgtgcaatgctttcggaatgcaacctagttggaaatccgaaggagtagtggattgactctggagccactcgacatgtttgtttTGTCAAAGAAGCATTTACGACTTACTCTATTgttggtcccgaagaagagctttccatgggaaatactacaatagccaagattgaaggttatggaaag is drawn from Nicotiana tabacum cultivar K326 chromosome 22, ASM71507v2, whole genome shotgun sequence and contains these coding sequences:
- the LOC107763095 gene encoding large ribosomal subunit protein eL15-like, which produces MQIQDMLILVFLENDCGLLCCGYVGAYTYVSELWRKKQSDVMRFLQRVRCWEYRQLPSIVRVTRPTRPDKARRLGYKAKQGYVVYRVRVKRGGRKRPVPKGIVYGKPTNQGVTQLKFQRSKRSVAEERAGRKLGGLKVLNSYWINEDSTYKYYEVILIDAAHAAVRNDPRINWICNPVHKHRELRGLTSAGKKNRGLQGKGHLHHKQRPSRRATWKRNQTLSLRRYR